A genomic window from Planococcus rifietoensis includes:
- the recN gene encoding DNA repair protein RecN, giving the protein MLRELDIRNFAIIDTLSVSFTEGMTVLTGETGAGKSIIIDAVHLLAGGRGSQEFIRHGAQKAEIEGLFQIESEKHPVHKKLEDFGIQASDGDVLLRRELNGKGKNVCRINGKLVTISILREVGAALIDIHGQHETQELMDEKQHLHLLDQFAGKLLTKAKEGYSHTFEKYTKLKREFASYNENEQQIAQRIDLLTFQLREIEEAQLVPGEEETLLEERKRLQNFTKIFESISQAHEAIQGESKGLDWVGNAMSELEHAAAVDEQFQEASESVAGAFYQLQDTSTEIKRILDQLEFDPERLNEIEQRLALLQSLKRKYGASVEDMLLYQEEQADELDKLLNRDQRLRLDQEKLKELTEDLRIEAEELTMLRKQAAAKLSKAIMEQLKELHMGKASFSVQFNLLPKGKFDRFGQDSIAFHISTNVGEPLKPLTKVASGGELSRMMLALKTIFSKHQGITSIIFDEVDTGVSGRVAQAIAEKIAAIARHSQVLCISHLPQVAAMADQHLFIEKKVSKDRTTTSVKELAGRKRTEEMSRMLSGAEITELTLQHADELLTLARDRKLLMK; this is encoded by the coding sequence ATGCTGCGAGAATTGGATATCCGCAATTTTGCGATTATCGATACATTATCGGTCAGTTTTACAGAAGGCATGACAGTTCTGACAGGGGAAACCGGTGCCGGGAAGTCGATCATCATCGATGCCGTGCACTTACTAGCCGGAGGGCGAGGAAGCCAGGAATTCATTCGCCACGGGGCCCAAAAAGCTGAAATCGAAGGCTTGTTCCAGATCGAGAGCGAAAAGCATCCAGTCCATAAAAAACTGGAGGATTTCGGGATTCAGGCGAGCGACGGGGATGTTTTGCTGCGCCGCGAGCTGAATGGCAAAGGAAAAAACGTTTGCCGCATCAATGGTAAACTGGTGACCATTTCCATTTTGCGTGAAGTGGGGGCCGCGTTGATCGATATCCATGGCCAGCACGAGACGCAGGAATTGATGGATGAAAAGCAGCATCTTCATCTATTGGATCAATTTGCCGGGAAACTTCTAACCAAAGCCAAAGAAGGCTATAGCCATACATTTGAAAAATACACGAAATTAAAGCGTGAATTTGCCAGCTATAATGAAAACGAACAGCAGATCGCACAGCGCATCGACTTGCTGACGTTCCAATTGCGTGAAATCGAAGAAGCCCAGCTCGTGCCTGGGGAAGAAGAAACTTTGCTGGAAGAACGCAAGCGACTGCAGAATTTCACCAAAATCTTCGAGTCGATTTCACAAGCCCATGAAGCGATTCAAGGGGAGTCGAAGGGGCTCGATTGGGTCGGCAATGCGATGAGCGAACTTGAACACGCAGCAGCAGTCGATGAGCAGTTCCAAGAAGCGTCGGAATCGGTTGCCGGGGCCTTTTATCAACTTCAGGACACGTCAACTGAAATCAAGCGCATTTTGGACCAGCTGGAGTTCGACCCGGAACGGCTTAATGAAATCGAACAGCGCCTGGCATTATTGCAATCCTTGAAGCGCAAATACGGCGCATCGGTTGAGGACATGTTGTTGTATCAGGAAGAGCAAGCGGACGAGCTCGATAAATTGCTCAACCGCGACCAACGCCTGCGCCTTGACCAGGAGAAACTGAAGGAATTGACCGAGGATTTGCGCATCGAAGCGGAAGAACTAACGATGCTGAGAAAACAAGCGGCAGCCAAATTATCGAAAGCGATCATGGAACAGTTAAAAGAGCTCCATATGGGTAAAGCCTCGTTTTCGGTGCAATTCAACTTGCTGCCAAAAGGCAAATTCGACCGTTTCGGCCAGGACAGCATCGCATTCCATATTTCGACGAATGTCGGGGAGCCGTTAAAGCCGCTGACAAAAGTCGCATCAGGCGGTGAATTGTCGCGCATGATGCTCGCATTGAAGACAATTTTTTCCAAGCACCAAGGCATCACATCGATCATTTTCGATGAAGTCGATACGGGAGTCAGCGGGCGTGTAGCGCAGGCGATTGCCGAGAAAATCGCTGCCATTGCCCGCCATTCCCAAGTGCTGTGCATTTCCCATTTGCCTCAAGTCGCAGCCATGGCAGATCAGCATCTGTTTATCGAGAAAAAAGTATCAAAAGACCGCACGACCACATCGGTGAAAGAACTGGCAGGGCGCAAGCGCACTGAAGAAATGAGCCGTATGCTGTCAGGGGCGGAAATCACCGAATTGACCTTGCAGCATGCTGATGAATTACTGACTTTGGCGAGGGACCGGAAGCTGTTGATGAAATAA
- a CDS encoding sigma-54 interaction domain-containing protein: protein MQKVIIIGGGIGGSAILKLLVESGWFHVEGVADIHADAPALKEAEKFRIATGTDYRELPKTVDIVFNVTGDDDLTQRLRRYYPPRTVIIPGSVANIFVRLMDEKEHYINRLSNESHKGSIIFNSIDEGMVGIDLDNHINFINRSAARMLSVKQDEAIGRHIHELISMSELPRIIETGRTELNRELELRDGSKIVTSRFPMIDETGELIGAFAVFKDITEVVSLAEEITDLKEIQTMLQAIIQSSDDAISVVDEKGNGLLVNPAYTRITGLEMEQVIGRPASADISEGESMHFKALQTRKPVRGVNLKVGPAKREVIVNVAPIIVDNQLKGSVGVIHDTTEIRSLMKELDRARSIIRTLESKYTFDDIIGLSPEMQLSLQQAKLAAQTLVTVLLRGESGTGKELFAHAIHSASERQFNKFVRVNCAAVSSEQLDAELFGYEEGATIEHRTGAKRGLLEEANNGSIFLDEIGELSPQIQSKLLRVLQEHETMRIGGTKPIPVNVRVIASTNANMEKALLDGTFREDLYYRLNRMPILIPPLRSRKQDIPRIVDRLLLKLNQEYGRNVETVSEKAVQFLKMYDWPGNVRELENILSRSMIFMQMNDKIMTEEHIPLNMLKAKEAKNEVVIPASAPLQEQLETVERGILHRALEEAKGNKSKTAKQLQISLRTLYYKLEKFGLL from the coding sequence TTGCAAAAAGTGATCATTATCGGCGGCGGCATCGGAGGATCCGCTATCTTAAAACTGCTTGTTGAGTCTGGTTGGTTTCATGTCGAAGGAGTCGCGGATATCCATGCGGATGCCCCGGCATTGAAAGAAGCCGAAAAGTTCCGCATTGCCACCGGCACCGATTATCGGGAGTTGCCGAAAACGGTCGACATTGTCTTTAATGTAACCGGCGACGATGACTTGACTCAGCGGCTGCGCCGCTATTATCCTCCCCGGACCGTCATTATCCCGGGCAGCGTCGCGAACATCTTCGTTCGCCTGATGGATGAAAAAGAGCATTACATCAACCGGCTGAGCAACGAGAGCCATAAAGGATCGATCATTTTCAATTCAATCGATGAAGGCATGGTCGGCATCGACCTCGACAACCATATCAACTTCATCAACCGCAGTGCCGCACGCATGCTTTCGGTCAAGCAGGATGAAGCCATCGGCCGCCATATCCACGAATTGATTTCGATGAGCGAATTGCCAAGAATCATTGAGACCGGCAGGACAGAATTAAACCGGGAGCTCGAGCTGAGAGACGGATCGAAAATCGTCACGAGCCGTTTCCCGATGATCGATGAAACGGGCGAATTGATCGGTGCGTTCGCCGTGTTCAAAGATATTACAGAAGTGGTTTCACTCGCTGAAGAAATTACCGACTTGAAAGAAATCCAGACAATGCTGCAAGCGATCATCCAATCCAGCGACGATGCCATTTCAGTGGTTGACGAAAAAGGCAACGGCTTGCTTGTCAATCCAGCCTATACGCGAATCACGGGACTTGAGATGGAGCAAGTGATTGGCCGGCCGGCATCTGCGGATATCTCGGAAGGTGAAAGCATGCACTTCAAAGCCTTGCAAACCCGAAAGCCGGTGCGCGGGGTCAATTTAAAAGTCGGCCCGGCCAAACGGGAAGTCATCGTCAATGTTGCACCAATCATTGTCGACAATCAGCTGAAGGGGAGCGTCGGGGTCATCCATGACACGACGGAAATTCGCTCGCTCATGAAAGAGCTGGACCGGGCGAGGAGCATCATCCGGACGCTAGAGTCGAAATATACATTCGACGACATCATCGGCTTGTCCCCTGAAATGCAATTATCGCTGCAGCAAGCGAAACTCGCCGCACAGACGCTTGTGACGGTACTGCTGCGCGGGGAGTCGGGAACGGGCAAGGAATTATTTGCTCATGCAATCCACAGCGCAAGCGAGCGCCAATTCAATAAATTTGTCCGCGTCAATTGTGCGGCGGTATCGAGTGAACAGCTCGATGCCGAATTGTTTGGCTACGAGGAAGGTGCGACGATCGAACACAGGACCGGAGCGAAACGCGGTTTATTGGAAGAGGCAAACAACGGCAGCATCTTTCTCGATGAGATCGGGGAATTGTCACCGCAGATCCAAAGCAAATTGCTGCGCGTATTGCAAGAACACGAAACGATGCGCATCGGCGGGACCAAGCCGATCCCAGTCAATGTCCGTGTCATCGCTTCGACCAATGCCAATATGGAAAAAGCGCTGCTTGATGGGACCTTCCGTGAAGATTTGTATTACCGGCTGAACCGCATGCCGATCTTGATTCCCCCGCTGCGCAGCAGGAAACAGGACATTCCGCGCATCGTCGACCGGCTGCTGTTGAAGCTTAACCAGGAATACGGGCGCAACGTCGAAACTGTTTCGGAGAAAGCTGTGCAATTTTTGAAAATGTACGATTGGCCAGGCAATGTGAGGGAACTGGAAAACATTTTGAGCCGCTCGATGATCTTTATGCAAATGAACGATAAAATAATGACAGAAGAACATATCCCCTTGAACATGCTGAAGGCTAAAGAAGCGAAGAACGAAGTGGTCATCCCGGCATCTGCGCCTTTACAGGAACAATTGGAAACAGTTGAACGCGGCATCCTTCACCGTGCACTCGAAGAGGCGAAAGGGAACAAATCAAAAACAGCCAAGCAGCTTCAGATTTCCTTGCGTACTTTATACTATAAATTGGAAAAATTCGGACTACTATAG
- the ahrC gene encoding transcriptional regulator AhrC/ArgR, with protein sequence MNKGQRHIKIRDLISNREIETQDDLVDLLKAAGYEVTQATVSRDIKELHLVKVPLQDGRYKYSLPADQRFNPMQKLHRALTDAFVSIDGASHFLVMKTLPGNAHAIGSLIDHLDWEEILGTICGDDTCLIICRDVEHREVLKQRLIEML encoded by the coding sequence ATGAATAAAGGACAACGTCATATCAAAATCCGCGACTTGATCTCAAATCGCGAAATCGAAACGCAAGATGATTTGGTCGACTTATTGAAAGCTGCGGGCTATGAAGTGACGCAAGCAACCGTTTCTCGCGATATCAAGGAACTGCATTTAGTGAAGGTCCCATTGCAAGACGGCCGCTATAAATACAGCTTGCCGGCGGACCAGCGTTTTAACCCGATGCAGAAACTGCACCGTGCGCTCACCGATGCGTTTGTCAGCATCGATGGGGCCAGTCATTTTCTGGTCATGAAAACCTTGCCGGGCAATGCCCATGCGATCGGTTCGTTGATCGACCATTTGGATTGGGAAGAAATTTTAGGGACCATCTGCGGAGATGATACGTGTTTGATCATTTGCCGTGATGTAGAACACCGCGAAGTGCTGAAACAGCGTTTGATTGAAATGCTTTAA
- the yqiS gene encoding phosphate butyryltransferase has translation MTTLQNIVDEIDLQEEHAVAVAAAADHAVMEAISLALDQNLASFHLYDDEATLKQLIAADFPHLKGHPKLMLHHVKGPNLAAKEAVRAVFMNDASVLMKGHIPTATLMKAALNADYGLRTGSVLSHVAAFEVEGYDRLIFVTDAGMNLEPSLQEKAQIIRNAVQVARATGVDLPIVAALAAVEVVNPAMQATLDAAALTAMNKRGQITDCIVDGPLALDNAISVEAAKHKRIEGDTAGHADILLVPNIEAGNILYKSLVYFSKAKVGGIIAGAKAPIVLTSRADSAESKLFSLALALRSATL, from the coding sequence ATGACCACTTTGCAGAACATCGTCGATGAAATCGACTTGCAAGAAGAACACGCCGTCGCAGTGGCAGCTGCTGCTGACCACGCAGTAATGGAAGCCATTTCATTAGCGCTCGACCAAAACCTCGCAAGCTTTCATCTATACGATGACGAAGCAACATTGAAGCAATTAATCGCAGCTGATTTCCCGCATTTGAAAGGCCATCCGAAACTGATGCTCCATCACGTTAAAGGGCCAAACCTAGCAGCTAAAGAAGCAGTTCGTGCGGTCTTCATGAACGACGCCAGCGTCTTGATGAAAGGCCATATCCCGACCGCAACTTTGATGAAAGCGGCACTTAACGCGGATTACGGCCTTCGCACAGGCTCGGTACTGTCCCATGTGGCAGCTTTTGAAGTCGAAGGCTATGACCGGCTCATTTTCGTCACAGACGCCGGTATGAACCTCGAACCGTCGCTTCAGGAAAAAGCACAGATCATCCGCAATGCCGTTCAAGTGGCGCGGGCGACTGGCGTCGATTTACCGATCGTAGCGGCGCTGGCGGCGGTGGAAGTCGTCAATCCAGCAATGCAGGCAACTTTGGATGCTGCAGCACTGACCGCCATGAACAAACGCGGCCAGATCACCGATTGCATCGTTGACGGGCCACTCGCCTTGGACAATGCAATCTCTGTCGAAGCGGCAAAGCATAAACGCATTGAAGGGGATACGGCGGGGCACGCAGACATTTTGCTAGTGCCAAATATCGAAGCCGGCAACATCCTCTATAAATCGCTCGTCTATTTTTCCAAAGCCAAAGTCGGCGGCATCATCGCGGGTGCTAAAGCGCCGATCGTGTTGACCTCGCGCGCCGACAGTGCAGAAAGTAAATTATTTTCCCTCGCTCTAGCCTTGCGCTCAGCGACTTTATAA
- the buk gene encoding butyrate kinase yields MQKQLNRILVINPGSTSTKIGVFDNDVQILEKTIRHSTEELADFPAIIDQFQFRKQNILEALDEEGMNVSKLSAVCGRGGLLRPIEGGTYAVNEAMLEDLREGYSGQHASNLGGIIAHEIAEGLNIPAFIVDPVVVDELSPISRISGFSLIERKSIFHALNQKAVARRYAKETGRAYKDLRLIVTHMGGGITVGVHEDGKVVDVNNGLHGDGPFSPERAGTVPAGDLVELCFSGQYYRHEIMKKLVGQGGLVGYLGTNDAVTVEKRIQKGDKEAALIYDAMAYQVAREIGSASAVLKGQVDAIILTGGLAYGKDFVKAISDRISWIADVVVHPGENELQALAEGASRVLDGEEQARIYPNG; encoded by the coding sequence GTGCAAAAACAGCTGAATCGAATTCTGGTCATTAACCCCGGCTCAACTTCGACAAAGATCGGCGTTTTTGACAACGATGTCCAGATCCTTGAAAAGACTATCCGCCACTCGACTGAAGAGTTGGCGGATTTCCCTGCCATTATTGACCAGTTTCAATTTCGGAAACAAAATATATTAGAAGCGCTTGATGAGGAAGGCATGAACGTCTCGAAACTTTCGGCCGTATGCGGAAGAGGCGGATTGCTGCGCCCGATCGAAGGCGGTACCTACGCTGTCAACGAAGCGATGCTCGAAGACTTGCGTGAAGGCTATTCTGGCCAGCACGCTTCCAATCTTGGCGGGATCATCGCCCATGAAATTGCCGAAGGGCTCAACATCCCGGCATTTATCGTCGATCCTGTCGTTGTCGATGAATTGTCGCCCATCTCGCGCATTTCAGGCTTCTCATTGATTGAACGAAAATCGATTTTCCATGCCCTGAATCAAAAGGCAGTGGCCAGACGCTACGCCAAAGAAACAGGGCGTGCTTATAAAGATTTGCGCCTTATCGTTACACATATGGGCGGCGGCATCACGGTCGGAGTCCATGAAGATGGCAAGGTCGTCGACGTTAATAACGGCTTGCATGGCGACGGTCCTTTCAGTCCCGAGCGGGCAGGAACCGTTCCGGCGGGCGATTTGGTCGAATTGTGCTTTTCCGGGCAATATTACCGCCACGAAATCATGAAAAAACTAGTCGGGCAAGGCGGACTAGTGGGCTATCTTGGCACGAATGATGCCGTGACGGTCGAAAAACGCATCCAAAAAGGCGATAAGGAAGCAGCGCTGATTTACGATGCGATGGCTTATCAAGTCGCCCGGGAAATCGGTTCTGCAAGTGCTGTGTTAAAAGGTCAGGTCGATGCCATCATCTTGACGGGCGGACTGGCTTACGGTAAAGATTTCGTTAAAGCGATTTCAGATCGGATTTCCTGGATTGCCGACGTCGTGGTTCATCCCGGCGAAAACGAACTGCAAGCGCTCGCAGAAGGCGCCAGCCGGGTTCTTGACGGTGAAGAACAAGCACGAATCTATCCAAACGGTTAA
- a CDS encoding glycerophosphodiester phosphodiesterase has protein sequence MSEIEIYAHRGASGHALENTWRAFELAHQLDVGIELDIQMTQDGIAIIYHDDQLKRLAGMQADIYEMSYESLKSLSIRKRFRRFGRHSIPLAYEVIDWAKKKHIPLNVELKASVASHPEGPEIVCALLEGVEDIHLSSFDPELLRKMKSLLPHVEIAWILKRAVQWNELENCQWLDSFHFHKRFHKPKWLEPIAKLDKPVRLYGISGNERFLRSLHPSVKGIITDYPARVKAVWAQETTKLQP, from the coding sequence ATGTCTGAAATTGAAATTTATGCGCATCGTGGTGCCTCGGGGCATGCACTCGAAAATACATGGCGGGCGTTTGAATTGGCTCATCAATTGGACGTCGGCATCGAGCTGGATATCCAGATGACACAGGACGGCATTGCGATCATTTACCATGACGATCAATTAAAACGATTGGCCGGTATGCAAGCGGATATTTATGAAATGTCGTATGAATCGCTGAAGTCGCTATCGATCCGCAAAAGGTTCAGGCGCTTCGGGCGCCATTCGATTCCACTAGCTTATGAAGTGATCGACTGGGCGAAAAAGAAACATATTCCCTTGAACGTTGAATTGAAAGCGTCCGTTGCCAGCCATCCAGAAGGGCCTGAAATCGTCTGCGCTTTGCTAGAAGGGGTGGAAGATATCCATCTTTCCTCATTTGACCCAGAGCTTCTTCGAAAGATGAAGAGCTTGTTGCCGCACGTGGAAATAGCATGGATTTTAAAACGCGCCGTGCAGTGGAACGAACTGGAGAATTGCCAGTGGCTCGACAGCTTTCACTTCCATAAGAGGTTTCATAAGCCAAAATGGCTAGAACCGATTGCCAAGCTCGATAAACCGGTACGTCTTTACGGCATATCGGGAAATGAGCGCTTTCTGCGAAGTCTTCATCCTTCGGTTAAAGGGATCATCACAGACTATCCTGCACGCGTAAAAGCTGTATGGGCGCAGGAAACCACCAAATTACAACCGTAA
- the spo0A gene encoding sporulation transcription factor Spo0A, giving the protein MEKIKIAIADDNRELVELMTEFLESQPNMEVVGVAYDGRECIGILEQTEADILLLDIIMPYLDGIAVLDVLRSDERMSKIHVIMLSAFGQESIMSQAADYGASYFIMKPFETERLVVQINHIMKNGDQTAKSGMVTKDELITLRLKDIGVPPHLKGYMYLKAAVSIVVDEPSALGKVTKELYPKIALKFDTTAARVERSIRHAIGQVWVRSESVAHIANVFGYSESHLQSKPSNSEFIAMIVDSLGTQEQ; this is encoded by the coding sequence ATGGAGAAAATAAAAATCGCCATTGCCGATGACAACCGAGAGCTTGTCGAATTGATGACCGAATTTCTCGAATCACAGCCGAATATGGAAGTGGTGGGCGTTGCGTACGATGGCAGGGAATGCATCGGTATACTGGAACAGACCGAAGCGGATATCTTGCTGCTCGACATCATCATGCCGTACCTCGATGGGATTGCCGTGCTTGATGTCTTGCGTTCCGATGAGCGTATGAGCAAGATCCACGTCATTATGCTTTCTGCATTCGGCCAGGAATCGATCATGAGCCAAGCAGCCGATTATGGGGCTTCCTATTTTATCATGAAACCTTTCGAAACTGAGCGCCTGGTCGTCCAGATCAACCACATCATGAAAAATGGCGACCAAACAGCGAAGAGCGGCATGGTGACAAAAGACGAGCTCATTACCTTGAGATTGAAAGACATCGGCGTGCCGCCTCATTTGAAAGGCTATATGTATTTAAAAGCGGCGGTGTCGATCGTCGTGGATGAACCTTCTGCGCTTGGCAAAGTGACGAAAGAGCTGTATCCGAAAATTGCTTTGAAATTTGATACGACGGCAGCACGGGTCGAAAGGTCGATCCGCCATGCCATCGGGCAAGTGTGGGTGCGCAGCGAATCCGTAGCCCACATCGCAAACGTCTTTGGCTATAGTGAATCGCACCTCCAGTCGAAGCCGTCCAATTCTGAATTCATCGCCATGATCGTCGACAGTCTCGGCACGCAAGAACAATAA
- a CDS encoding DUF2627 domain-containing protein, with translation MGRLIAFIILLIPGVMAAYGIKLMRDTLFNKLLEPYPALWMQFTLGTLFTIIGIGFFAGFLLNRDRKKGNVSERFQKR, from the coding sequence ATGGGACGATTGATTGCATTTATCATTTTGCTCATTCCCGGCGTCATGGCCGCTTACGGCATCAAATTAATGCGGGATACCCTTTTTAATAAATTGCTCGAACCGTATCCGGCTCTTTGGATGCAATTCACGCTCGGGACGCTTTTTACAATAATTGGCATCGGCTTCTTCGCTGGATTTCTATTGAACCGCGACCGTAAAAAAGGCAATGTGTCCGAACGGTTCCAAAAGCGTTAA
- a CDS encoding Leu/Phe/Val dehydrogenase yields the protein MEIFKKMEEHDYEQLVFCQDKNSGLKAIICIHDTTLGPALGGTRMWNYETEEEAIEDAIRLGRGMTYKNAAAGLNLGGGKTVIIGDPLKDKNEEMFRAFGRFIQGLNGRYITAEDVGTTVADMDMIHEETDFVTGISPAFGSSGNPSPVTAYGAYIGMKAAAMEAYGDDSLEGKTVAVQGVGNVAYPLCEYLHKEGAKLIVTDINKEAVQRAVEAFGATAVEPNEIYSVDADIFAPCAMGAIINDETIPQLKVKVVAGSANNQLKEQRHGDELEARGIVYAPDFVINSGGVINVADELYGYNNERAMKRVETIYDSITRIFEIAKRDGIPSYIAADRMAEERIERVRNSRSQFLRNGHGHDILSRR from the coding sequence ATGGAAATTTTCAAAAAGATGGAAGAACACGATTACGAGCAATTGGTATTTTGCCAAGATAAAAACTCTGGGCTAAAAGCCATCATCTGCATCCACGATACAACGCTTGGGCCAGCACTTGGCGGTACGCGCATGTGGAACTATGAAACAGAAGAAGAAGCGATTGAAGATGCGATCCGCCTTGGCCGCGGCATGACATACAAAAACGCAGCAGCAGGACTCAACCTTGGTGGCGGCAAAACCGTTATCATCGGCGATCCGTTGAAAGACAAAAACGAAGAAATGTTCCGCGCTTTCGGCCGTTTCATCCAGGGCTTGAACGGGCGCTATATCACAGCTGAAGATGTTGGAACGACTGTTGCTGACATGGACATGATCCACGAAGAGACAGATTTCGTCACAGGCATCTCGCCAGCATTCGGTTCATCAGGAAACCCATCCCCAGTGACTGCCTACGGTGCGTACATCGGCATGAAAGCAGCTGCGATGGAAGCTTACGGCGACGATTCACTTGAAGGCAAAACAGTAGCTGTACAAGGCGTCGGAAACGTCGCTTACCCGCTATGCGAGTACTTGCACAAAGAAGGCGCGAAATTGATCGTCACTGACATCAACAAAGAAGCGGTCCAGCGTGCTGTTGAAGCATTCGGCGCTACAGCTGTCGAGCCAAACGAAATCTATTCAGTGGATGCGGATATCTTCGCACCGTGTGCAATGGGTGCCATCATCAACGATGAGACGATTCCACAGTTGAAAGTGAAAGTGGTCGCAGGATCTGCGAACAATCAATTGAAAGAACAGCGCCACGGCGATGAACTCGAAGCACGCGGCATCGTTTACGCACCGGACTTCGTCATCAACTCGGGCGGCGTCATCAACGTAGCGGATGAGCTTTACGGCTACAACAACGAACGAGCGATGAAACGCGTCGAAACGATCTACGACAGCATTACACGCATTTTCGAAATCGCCAAACGCGACGGAATTCCAAGCTATATCGCAGCTGACCGCATGGCGGAAGAACGCATTGAGCGCGTACGCAACTCAAGAAGCCAGTTCTTGCGCAACGGACATGGCCACGACATTTTAAGCAGACGCTAA
- a CDS encoding TlyA family RNA methyltransferase has translation MNKVKKERVDVLLVERGICETREKAKRAIMAGVIFSGTERLEKPGEKIPEDAPLEKKGNDLRYVSRGGLKLEKALAEFDVAVEGKMMLDIGSSTGGFTDCALQNGARHGYALDVGYNQLAWKIRQDPRVTVMERTNFRHSKPEDFREGLPEVATIDVSFISLRIILPVLKTILIPGGDCIALVKPQFEAGREKVGKKGIVRDPKVHQEVLQKVAAYAIDCGFEVKAMTHSPITGGEGNIEFLFHLVSNEQATKSELPDAHSFAQTVERAHLAFKEKNTQSD, from the coding sequence ATGAATAAAGTGAAAAAAGAACGGGTGGATGTCCTGCTAGTCGAGCGGGGCATTTGCGAAACACGTGAAAAAGCCAAGCGTGCCATCATGGCTGGAGTGATTTTCTCTGGAACTGAACGCCTTGAGAAACCCGGCGAAAAAATCCCTGAAGATGCGCCGCTTGAAAAAAAGGGCAACGATCTGCGTTACGTCAGCCGCGGGGGCTTGAAACTGGAAAAAGCGCTCGCTGAATTCGATGTTGCAGTGGAAGGCAAAATGATGCTCGATATCGGTTCATCGACCGGTGGATTCACCGATTGTGCATTGCAAAACGGTGCCCGCCATGGTTATGCGCTCGATGTCGGCTATAATCAACTGGCTTGGAAAATTCGGCAAGATCCGCGTGTCACCGTTATGGAACGCACCAACTTCCGCCACTCGAAACCTGAAGATTTTCGGGAAGGCTTGCCGGAAGTAGCGACCATTGACGTTTCCTTCATTTCGCTGCGCATTATCCTGCCGGTGCTGAAAACCATTTTGATCCCGGGCGGCGATTGCATTGCGCTCGTCAAACCACAGTTTGAGGCGGGGCGTGAGAAAGTCGGCAAAAAAGGCATCGTCCGCGATCCGAAAGTTCATCAGGAAGTGCTGCAAAAAGTGGCTGCCTATGCAATCGACTGCGGTTTCGAAGTCAAGGCGATGACCCATTCACCAATTACCGGCGGTGAAGGCAATATCGAGTTTTTATTCCATCTTGTTTCCAACGAACAGGCAACAAAAAGTGAATTGCCGGATGCGCATTCGTTCGCTCAAACGGTGGAGCGTGCCCATTTAGCATTCAAGGAAAAAAACACACAATCCGATTAA